The DNA sequence ATTTGAGAGCTTCTGGATCAGGGAGGTTGATGTTGGCCCAGATGGTAAGATCCGTTACGAGGATTTCATCGCCATAATGGTTGCTAAGTAAACTCCTCACATATCAGATCCTTGCAAATTCCATTCGCTCtgcttttggatttttttaaatgtgttctttcttttttctcagaTATTTCCGTATtgctgttttttcttctttttttatttatttatttttggtcatgTTTGGTTTTTGTTTTGTGCCGTTTCCTTTAGTGGACGAACGAGTTAACCATGTTCTGCACATTTTGGTTTTTTGCCATATTAATGTCATTATGTAGCTAATAATGGATGGTTTTAGGGATTCAAAAGTTGCTTGGATTGAATATATGTGTATGGTGAGATCCGAAGCGGTCTTTATCTGCTTCTGCTATAATTATTTATTGGATAAATAGACTAAGGCCATGGTTGGGCAAATGTGTGTGTGTGTCAAACTTTTGTTCTAATATCGAGTGAAGTGGAATGAAGTATAAAGAATGGAAGAAAGGTGGTCCAATCTTACTAAGTAATAAATCCTGTATTTAATGTCTAAATTACTAAGTTTGGTGTAAGAAGGCACAAATCATTCTGTCCTGTGGCAAGCTTTATGGAGATGGTCTATAACTATAAGTAGCTTACACAATTCTTGTGATGTATAGTAAAAGGAAAGAGTCAAAGATATTCTTTGGACGCTGATAGGTCTGTGAGAAATTAATGTGAAGTTTTGAGCTTGTTTCATATGTCAGTGAGCCTatgatagttattattattattccatcaAATGGTTGTGTCAGACTTAGACTGgagtattaaaataaaatttttatgtggAATTGTTAATGTGTAATCTCAATATTAGATTGTCTGTTACTTTCAAGGGAATGAAATGTTAGGGGCTGCTGAAGGGAGATTTCCTTTTAGCCAGGTGAATGAGGGGTAAAAACTCTACAACTATGCTGAAATGGGAGTTACGTCTCTCACTAAATGATGTTGGGTCATTGCTGCTTCGACATTATTAATCAAGTTAATGATAGTCCAATTTCATGTCATGCTTTGTGAATTATGGATGTTGCAAATCTATACGTTTTGTAGTTAAAAATTTCATTAAGTGTCTATGCATAGCCGAATTTTCTAGGTAGTAGTCTGTACTCTTATTACTGTCTTTGTCGTGATGAATTTCTATATCATACATTTCCCTAGCATTGGTTCGAGACTTTAGTATTCATTTACTAGAAACGAATGAACTTTGAATTATTGATGTCTTTCCTGTGCGCTGTTTATTTTCCTATAAATATCTCACTAGTGTTTATCAAGTATTTTGACCTTGCATTCCTTGTGTTTCTGTGTCTTCTTGTGGGCCTTTCTCTTATTACTGCTGTAAACACTGCCCTTTTCCCATCTACCAATTTGATTATTTGCTATGATCATGATTCTCTATCTTTCTTTCTAATTGTGAATTATAATTACTTGATTTTAACTATTTCCTTTGCTACCTGCTCTTATCAGCTGTCTCTTAACTAGAGTTTTGAGTTACTTCTATTTACTTATGGTTATTTGTTGTTAAGGCTGAGATTTACTCTAGATTTTGAAATGCTCTGTATATAGTTTATTCTTCAATAGCTGAAGTGgggtttggatatttttttagtaaCATGATGATGCGAAGCAGTGATATTAGCTACCATCTATGTACTTGAATTTATTGACAAAAGATAAAACTATCAGTGCTAAGTGTTGGAAGTTTTTGCAGATTAGAGGTTGAATGAGTAAAACAATTGAGATGTCCTGAAGGAAGATCCAGGTTTTGATAAAGCTCCTTGGCTTTCTTTAACGATTGTTGCAACAGATTTTGCAAAAAGGTTGTTGAACAAGGATTATCAAAAAATAATCAGCTATAATTGCTAAGGAGCTCTTAGAGGCTATCAGCCTATCAGGTATTCAACCTTTCATGCATTTTTTCCTAATATATGGTTTTTCCCCTGATTTGATAATCTTATTCTATTTGATATCTTGTCAAAAGGAAACAATAAACTTTTGAAAAGAACTGAAGAATAAGATGCCTGATATGCGTGATTTACTATATTCATGTGTGATTTGACTATTTTACTTAGCCTCACATACACTTAATTATTTGACCTTAATAATCTTTTCCAATAGTTAAACATTGATCATAAGGAACCAGGCTTTGGTTACTAACAATAATTTGATTTGGCACTTAGATTTTAAACCAGTTCAAACTGAAAGACCAGGAGAGTTAATTGCTTACTTGAATCTCaattatttgcttattattactttctttctttattttttcgtaattaaaaaaaacatataaaaaactaTATCGTATTAAAGCAAaaaactttaataattttttattttattgatcctCCACTTGTTTATTTTCATGTGTATAAAatcagtattttttttaaatttgtcaatattattaatatttatatttaaaaataccaatacaccaaatttattttttatcaggTTCTTTACTAATCAGAGAACTATCATTtcgtttattaaataaaaataccaaTACaccaaattattaattatttgagtttaatttgcAATGAAGGCTCGGTACTGCTATTTTctctttattaattattctttttaatttttttatttttattttacaaattaaacTCACTCATGGATTTAATTTCTGGTTTTATTCGGCATTTGCTTGGGTTTCTTCTGTTTCTGGAATTAAAGTGGATACTGATTTTTCTCTCACCAGTTTCTTGTTATTGCTTTTGAACAAGCGCTTGTTGAGGTAAGATAATAATTATATCCTGTTTTGTTTTAACTATGTTAGAAGTCTATTATAACTTTGTAGTTTATTATGTTAGAAGTCCCATATATATTTAGTAGTACACATGTCTAGTAATTATTTTTCCCTACTTGAAGTTTAACTAGCAACAATGGATAAATCTTGGATTGCTAAGCCACGAAATGCAGATGAATATATAGTTGGTCTAGAAAACTTCTTGGATTTTGCATTTCAACATGGAGCAATtgagaataataagataatatgTCCGTGTCCAAGTTGTGGGTTTCGCATATGGCATACTCGAAAAGATGTTAGAGATCATTTACTTTACAAACCATTCCCTAAGAATTATGTTGTATGGAACTTTCATGGCGAGAAAGAAGTAACCAAATTCTCAACAAGTGCACATGTCATGCGCGAGACATTGGCAACTGAACATCCCCTAGATAACATGGTAAATGATGCTTTCGGGATACATATGGATCAGGAGAGCGGTGAAGATTTAGGCACGGAAGATTTTGTAAACGATGAGCCAAGAGAAAATCATAGAGACTTTGATGAGTTTCTCAAGgaaggcaatcaaaagctacaGGAAGGAAGCGACTTCACAAAGCTAGAATTCATAGTGAAATTGTATCATATTAAAGTCTTGCGTGGACTAAGTGACAAGGCCATTACCATGGTACTTGAGTTGGTGAGGGATGCTTTTAGTTGTGTGAATTTGCCTACGACTTTTAGTCAGGcaaagaaactaattcaaaaacTAAGTCTTGACTATGTTAAGATAGATGCTTGCCCCAATGATTGTATGTTGTTCGAGGATGAAGACCCAAACAACATCCAACAAACATGCAGTCTTTGTGGTGCTTCTAGGTGGAAttctaagaagaagaagaagaaaaagcaagctgCCAAGGTTTTGAGATACTTTCCGTTGAAACCAAGGTTGCAAAGATTGTTCATGTGTCGTAAAACTACAGAGCATATGTTATGGCATGCAATAGCGAAGGGAGAAAATGAAAAAATGGTGCATCCAAGGGATGGTGAGGCGTGGAAGACTTTTGATTTGACACACAGAGAGTTTGGATTGCAACCTAGAAATGTTCGCTTAGGACTTGCTAGTGATGATTTCAATCCTTATAGATCAATGAGTTCTACTCATAGCATTTGTCCTGTGTTTCTGATTCCATATAATCTTCCTCCTTGGATGTGTATGAAACACACTTCCTTTATCCTGTCAATGGTTATACCTGGCAAGCATAGCCCCGAAAATAATATAGACATATATCTTAAACCACTTGTCAGAGAGTTAAAAGAATTATGGGATGAGGGTATGGAAATTTATGATGCATCAGAACATAAAATGTTTAAGATTCATGCAGCTCTTATATGGACAGTTAGTGATTTTCCTAGCCTAAGCATGCTTTTCGGATGAAACACATATACTGGTTTGGCTTGCCCAACTTGTAATTTTGATGTAAAACCTTGTTATCTTAATCATAGCAGAAAATGGTGTTATATAGGTCATCGACGTTTTCTTGGTAGACAACATCGATTTAGATTAAGTAGAGTTCGTTTTGATGGACACATAGAAGAACGTGATCCCCCGACTATATTATCAGGATCCGAAATTCTGGCACAAGTAGAAAATATTGATGTTACATTCAGGAAGAAAGAAAAGTTTAACCAGAAAGGAAAAAGAGGTAGGTAAGCAACTATGTAGTGGAGAAAGAGAAGCATCTTTTTTGAACTTCCATATTGGAAAACCAACTTGTTGCGTCATAACCTTGACTTTATGCACATTGAGAAAAATGTATGCGATAATATTTTGTATACTTTGCTCAATGAGAAATCTAAAGCAAAAGATAATCTCAATGCCCGAAAAGATCTACAAGATATGGGAATAAGGCATGATCTTTGGCCAGATGATAATGGAAAATATCACCTTACTTTGTATTCACTAACATGAGATGCTAAAAAGGTATTTCTTGTAACTTTGAAGAATGTTAGAGTGCCCGATGGTTACTCAAGTAATATATCTCGATGTATTGATAAGGCACAACAAAAAATCATTGGACTTAAAAGTCATGACTGTCATATTTTGATTGAGCAGTTGCTTCCACTAGCAATCCGTAATGTGCTACCAAACCAAGTTACCTCAGTTTTGATAGAGTTCTGCTCATTTTTTAGAATTCTCTGTGGTAAGAGTCTAAGTCGTACAGAACTTGATAAGCTCTAAGATCGCATTGTGATTACTCTTTGCCATTTGGAAATGTTATTTCCTCCTTgcatttatttacttttctttcttctcaatttttcttttagcttagttatttatggtttctttttcattcttttatcatgcatttttatgttagtgttggagttttatttgggtaTTACTTTATTATCATTGAGCTTGTGGAATATTATgaagagtgatttgacaattgaaaTTTAATCTTGGCTCTCCTATACACTTGGATTCATTATTCTACttcctattttaacttgcacactaagtgtttgtgaaaaagcttttatggcattttgaattctattttgttttactcTCATACTTTAATGCctctctttttcacaacacttgtaaTCCACATATAttgagattatcattcacaattgtcatcatacacgtgctctttaatttggtacatttaataattgatgcttgattttatacttctcatgcctattacttgCATACTTTTTACCCTCTTGTATCTAATTATTATGAATTGCCTTTTTACTCTTAATTGATGTCTTaatacctacatgttgtagctaccatgtatttaagctattaTATTTTCTTTGGCATCCACTATCACTTGGAATTTCTCCCTTCCGGCTTTTAATTATCTATATTTAacattcttcctctttctttcttccttaggaatgggtaccaagaaaggaaaagagaaggctattgacaagacaccagcaaggcAAGGAACCAAGAGAACTCCGGCTAAGGCACTTCCATCTACGAGCGTCAAGCCACCAACAAAGCGGGTGAAAAGGATCATTAAAGTTGATGAAGCAGAGAAAGCCTCTCCCGCATGGGACTCCACACAGTTCACTAACCGTTATTGcaagcagatgttccccatcctaactgagaggaactacaataatgaatatctactcattgtcccaaaccattttgttgattttgtggagccccgcaTCGAGAAGAGACAGTGGGCATTTTTGAGGAGGCAGCCGCAAGGGCCAACCTAtattgggtagttgaattctactccaacttctactcgcCTACTTTGCAGATTGTCTATGTTCATTAGCAGGAAGTCCCTGTCTCTGAGAGTGCCATACAGAGAGCACTGGATCTTCTACCTAGACCAGAGGGATTGGATGCATATCAAGAGGCCTCCCTTAAGCGCCAGATGTATCAGTTTGACTGGGATAGCGTCCTTGGGGTTATAACCCAACCCAGCAGCACCTGGATCTATGGGCAGCACCAGTCAAAACCTAAGAGCATCTCAACCCaatcacttaccttggaggctcacgtgtgggcacagattatgtcccactatatctttctgagcactcacgagtctaCCTTCACaacggacatggctgttctcatctggtgcatcctgacagagcaaccTCTTAACCTGCCCCGACACATCCGGCAGGCCATGGGAGACGTGCAGATAGCGGGTAACCTGCCTTTCCCCGTAttggtttcagatttagtctctgcaGTAGGTGTTTCCTATAGGGCTGGAGACACAAAGGTCATGATCCCTAGGGCCGATCAgtatgtcccgaatgggaagtacATCAAACCCCCTGTTCCCTCTGCGAGTCGGCTTCCAGGCCCATCTTTAGACactcctccttcttctactccaccatcatccacaccgcaagcaccatccacccatcacatgttccttcagatccttgagaggttcgacCGGCAAGACCGGTGGATAGAACAATTGGAGCGCCGATACAACTATCTGAAGGAGCTCATTGTTGGTACTCACCCACCTCCGGAACCAAAGGACACCCCGAACTCCCCTTCACCtagtagcacagggagccatggcgAGCCAGACAGCGGAGGCGATGCTTCTAGCCCTACCTTATTCCTTACTGATGgcatggaggaccgtgccaagccttaagtgtagggaggtcagtccctgactttcggaggtaatttctctctcttaacaccaacatttaactttttcttttgttagataggatagattgcatggtaataactgcttggttaaaataatgagtttcttttcaagaccctatttataatatttcactaattcaaattaaaaaaattgtgttaaacttgtttgaagattgtaattcgaaacatgaattatagctaagaacacacaacctgtgagattttgagcttaattatatggttacattatttaaccacgACTTTTATTcgtgtgtgttttcttctctatgattacaatctatagtttgttccattctatatgtccattattaagtgtatttgcatgcatacatatgattgaggtcatcatttgttattagctcacttgtcccaaatagcctaccacttcaattacctttgttgccactttgagccttttaatccccatttgttctatattttaccacatcactagccttaagcggaaaaataattaattaccccatttgaatatttgattagcttaagatagagattgtgtgtcaactaagtgtggggaattgtggGAACTCGGGATAATAAGAATGTGTTGTGTTTTATTGACAAaattattggaaatttgggtgcatactcatgtgagaccagaaaaatcatatgcattgatatattatgtttgctttcttgttaaaaaaaataatatgaataaataaataaataaataggggacaaaattacccccaacgttaagtttaataaaagatcaatgcatatgtggtgaaattaaagaaaattttgatacatgagtatgtgaaatatacaaaagtgagattatgggtagctaggaataatttcatatatatagagtgtgtgtatgttaggtgggaacttaggttagtcaaagattcatattatagctcacttgaccttacatatatcctcactcttaccttagccccattacaaccttgacaagacctcatgatgtttgcatgtgtacactaaatatttgttcattggttagatgaagaacaaagttttagaaagcatgactaaagaagagtagagtggattaaccctagacacttgagcgattagagtgcacatacacttccagtgagggttcaatgcttgattctatattccctgctttcatgagctatcttcctacaagtttacttgtcttttattgtatgatttgaattagtagaatctgatttatgtttgtcttgaagaacttgtttacttttaaccaagtagatagaaacatcttggcatatagttgcattcacatacataggttgcattacatgagtcttactttcccccattcattcctttgtctccttgagcttagcatgaggatatgccaatgtttaagtgtggggagattgataaaccactattttatggtttatcttgtgctaaattgagtagtttttatcaagtctttgcatacttattcatacaaattgcatggttttacaaatccttcccaattttgttctataattgaaaacttgcttcctaagcctttaaattgtatatttttaatttccctttataccattcgatgccgtgatccgtgcattaagtgttttcaggctgtatagggcaggaatggcttaaagaatggagaggaagcttgcaaaaatggaaggaacacaataaataaaggagatgaccagcgaggattGACAcgcatgcatggctcacgcgtgcgcgtgtttCAGAGAttttcacagcgacgcgtgcgcgtacctgacgcgtgcgtgtacccgacatgtacgcgtgacatgcgaagaaaaccattgacgcgtacgcgtgactgacacgtacgcgtgacgtgcgccacgtgcagaaagtgtagaagatgctggggtgattttgggctgattttggacccagttttcggcccagaaacacagactagagccaggggacaagcagagactcaacagacaTTCACTTTAACACAgtttttagatttagttttgaatcttagagagaaaatacgacttcctctagggttcttcatattcatagatttctagtttgatgcttttgatttggatattgagaagagttactacctccgttgaagtttccattattctagtttgtttccttatttccttactcttttatcaCCAATTTACCCTGTTCAGAATTACATATagatatctttgattttggaatttattaatacaagaattattttcacatttaatttcattattggcTTGAGTATcatcttttcttaatttattatttcaaaattagcttttattaatttaattttagttaccATGTCTCTTCTCTTTTCCCTTTACATGTCTGcgaaattggcatccatgtcaatggagtaggctttTAACTTGaccttggagttgattaataggagatccttgagttggaatactcaagtgttaatttgcaattggaagttgttggctaactctctagtcactaacgctaatccctccataggagaggattaggacttgtgaattagagttggctcaattacttgacttttctttattcggtaaaggttaactaagcaaaaacaacaacctcttactattacacttgggaaaattcaacaatgatagaacttccgattaatcttctcctggtcAAGGCTTCTTTATTTCAATTACACAAAATCTctcgttaattttcattgctttaatttataatcatttatttttctgttctccaactctaaaatttcttgaaaaattcctgaccaataaaatagcactcttttgtcaactcattgggagacgacctgggaattctactcccagtaatttattctcaatttgtgacaattttttctaaattgataagcggagttTTCgtcagttaagaactgtacttgcaacgctgttcttattataaattcttaatcgcaATTTTCCGCCcgtaaaaaagattcaaaaactagttaaaaatcaagtaaaatctgataaatttttttatgagtttGCTTTGGTTTCTTAAAGAACACGAAATCCtcatgttttaattatttcatggCCAAATTATAACTAAGAAAAGGTTTTGTGACTGAAAGTTAATTAAAAGAAAGTTTGAGGGTTAAAacgaaatttttaaaagttaagtggttaaagtagaatttttgaaaagtttggaggttaaaataaatttttaaaaattttgagaaactaaatattattaactgaattttaactctaaaatattataatatcttaatattttatttttatttaaataattagcttaataataaaagatataatataactaaaagcGGTAAACAGACAAGTTTttctaaaagctttagaaagacaatttAAGCTTAGAATTGTATGACTGTCCCTTTCATAAAATATTTAGGAAAAGGCGAGAGAATAGTGCAAAGATAATATGAGATGTTGGAAgaaagatattaaaaaaatagttaaaaagagGAAAGCAAAACAATAAGAACTTTTTGAATATCTGTCTGCTGCCAGAGGTACAGTAGAGATATGGTGGTAAGCCCATCAAGAAAAGCTTCCAAAAGTAAAATTTTACATACTTCAGTTGGAGAACCAACTCTTGTAAGTACTTATAGAGATTATGTTTGGCATATTTTAGCGGAGAAGCAGtgcctgtaagacagaggttctTACAAAGGATATGCCACTGGAAGCCATATGTAAACCCCGAGTAATTAGTGAAtgattagctaataaattaattattaattaagaaaattagaaagtagaattttataatttaatgaggtagaactaattaaaataagaattttcacactaattttaaaggatttggcccaagattgggccgaatcAAGCGAACCGGGCCCAAAATGGGGCCAAGGACCAgtccacttatatatatatatgaagggcATCAGCCCTTGTTTCCTCAATTGAGGATGGAAGCACGCTGAGcacgttgaaggagaagagaagcaTGGAGAACCCTAACCCCCTTCTCCCTTCAATGTtcaaatttttctaatttttatttcgGAGCTCTGATTGATGAGCTGTTAGCGGCCACACGTTCGTCTCAGAGTCCTCTTCAATTCTAATCCAACAAAGTGGTAAGAGTCTTTAGTTTTTGTGCCCAGTTCTCTACCTCCATCTTTTCCACGTTTttagtttgggaattgagtaattttgatgattttgataGTTTAGGGTTGAATTAGCATCGAGTAATTGTGGGTTCCATCAATTTGCTCGTGGGTAAAGGTATAGAATCATTATTTCTTCTAAATTTTCCAATTTTATGATATTATGGTATTGAGAATTTGTATGTATATGGAATTATGTGGTATTAGGTTGTATGTATGTGAAATTGAAGTCAAATTTACGAAGTGTTATACTTGAATCGGAGCTTTTGGTGGCCGAAACCTATAACACTTGATTTGGAACCTTGGAGGCTTGAATTGAGATGTTTGAGCTTGgggagaaatcggccaaggtatggttttggtttctcgtatataatatatacggtgtcgtgaaaacttaggctagacgacccAAGATAAGTTAAATCTTATGTTTGATACATATTATGTTAATTGatgttatgtttgattgatgattGTTGGTCATGAGGGAAGTTGATGATGGTAGAAAGATGATATTCGAACTGTATGATGATGTAGGTATTGATGAGTATGTACATTGTTATATTGAACTTGAATTGTTGGTTATGATCATGATGATGTATATTAAAGATGTTGTGTTGAACTTGGGTTGTTGGATTGAAAACTTGATAGAGATGGTAAATTAGTGTATAGAGGACTGATGTGATGTAGTTGGGTCTAGTTTTGATTTACTATGGTGGGTCTTGGTATGTTTTAAAGGGGTTGGGATTTTTGAAGGTTTTGGAGTTGAGGtttgaattttaatgaaaattgaggtttgaggTGTTTGTGAAAAACTAATTTTTGGCCAAATTTCATCGAGCCATAACTCAGCTTCCGAACCCCCAAATTATTGcaaacttatttcatatgaaaattgagtCTGTGAAGTTTACACTGTTCGAAGAacagatgaaaaatattttaaaatgaaaaagttatgcacGTCGGAAGTTTGGTGGGCGAAACTAAAATTCTGCAGCACTTAGCATTTTTACCCACTCTATAGAACTTGCGTACGCGACCAGGGTGCTTGTGTACACGTGGCCCATAAAATCAGCAAAgtgatttttgtattttaaaatataattttgaacctctaaacctctattttcactcttTTGACCCCTAAACCTCAGTTGTATGTTAAATGGTGAGTAGAAGGTAGGAAGAAGTAGTAACTTAGAGATGAAGAAAGTTTGAGAAGTGTGTAAATGTGATATGTATACGATGAATCTGGCCTTAGtggatgattttgaatgattatgaatggatatgAGTGAATGATGTATAatgaatttgaaaacaaaattgtttgCGCTTGACCTAGCAAGGTTCTTGGTGGTTTACCGCTTGCCCAATGTCAAGAAGtttgtggggttcgtggtggtgtaccgcccacATGTTTTTAAAAGAGACTGGTGTGGGGTTCGTGGTAGTATACCGTTCACATGTTTTTAAAAGTGAATACtttgtggggttcgtggt is a window from the Arachis hypogaea cultivar Tifrunner chromosome 17, arahy.Tifrunner.gnm2.J5K5, whole genome shotgun sequence genome containing:
- the LOC112763661 gene encoding uncharacterized protein; the protein is MDKSWIAKPRNADEYIVGLENFLDFAFQHGAIENNKIICPCPSCGFRIWHTRKDVRDHLLYKPFPKNYVVWNFHGEKEVTKFSTSAHVMRETLATEHPLDNMVNDAFGIHMDQESGEDLGTEDFVNDEPRENHRDFDEFLKEGNQKLQEGSDFTKLEFIVKLYHIKVLRGLSDKAITMVLELVRDAFSCVNLPTTFSQAKKLIQKLSLDYVKIDACPNDCMLFEDEDPNNIQQTCSLCGASRWNSKKKKKKKQAAKVLRYFPLKPRLQRLFMCRKTTEHMLWHAIAKGENEKMVHPRDGEAWKTFDLTHREFGLQPRNVRLGLASDDFNPYRSMSSTHSICPVFLIPYNLPPWMCMKHTSFILSMVIPGKHSPENNIDIYLKPLVRELKELWDEGMEIYDASEHKMFKIHAALIWTVSDFPSLSMLFG